The segment GACCATCCTGCAGGCTTCCATGCTCCCTCCTGAAATCGAATCCACCTTTGCCACCTTCATGATCTCTTCTATGGGGTAGAAGAGCGTGGTCCCGTCACCGCCCATCAACTGAACGGAATCCAGGCTTGCCTGCATGGCGGATTCGAGATTGAAGATCTTTATCAGATTCGAATCAATGGTGATGTCCTCTCCCATGTCCCAGCGATGTGCAGTATGGTACGTGAAGAGCCGGGCCGACCGTTGCCTGAGGACAAGGTCGGCTATCTTGAACTGGTTTGTAGGTATGTCGATTGTGGGCTTACCAAACTGGATCCTTCTCTGCATGTAGGGAACGACGTTACGCAAGAGCTCACGTAGCCAGCCTATTGCCTGTGCAGAGATGATCGTTCGCTCGAAGTTGAGTCCGCTCGTCATGACTGACCATCCGTCGCCTTCCTCACCGATGCGCATCTCTAGTGGTATCTCCACGTCCTCGAAATTGAGCACCCCGTTCTGGATGTTACTGAAGCCGATGATCTCGTTAATCTTCTCGACGGTGAAGCCTTTTGCCCCCTTCTCGAGTATGAATGCCGTCAGGTGACGGTGCTTTTCTATCATTTCAGGGTCGTTGCTCGTGCGGGCATAGAGCATGTATCTGCTCGCCAGTCCGGCGGCCACAATGAATCTCTTTTTCCCGTTCAGGATATAGCAATCGTTTTTCCGCACGGCCTCAGTAGAAATCGCGGCGGCATCCGTCCCTACGATAGGCTCGGTAATCACAATCGCGCCTATTTCGCCGTTCACAATGCGGGGGAGAATATTCTTCTTCTGCTTCTCGGTGCCATGATGGAGGACCTGGTGCAAGCCCCCGAGCATGTTACCCCCGAACACCCTCACAATGCCCGGCATGGCGCCAAACGCTTCATTGGCAATACAGGCACCTGTGCAGCCAAGACCGAGGCCACCGTATTCTTTCGGGATAGCCGCTCCGGTGTAGCGCCGCTCTCCTATCCTGTCGAAAATGTCACGCGGAAATTCTCTGGTCCAGCGAGTTTCCGCGTCCCTCGGCATGATGCTCGCCGCAAACTCCGAAACTTCTTCTGCAAACTTCTTCTGCTCCTCTGTCCACCATGAATAGCTTTCCATAACACTCATCTCCTTTGAATTTCCTGTGAGGTATAGGTTTCAACGAGCAATCGGGGTGCCAACGTAAGTGACTGAGAATGCATAAATAGCCCAGGTCACCAGATCGCGCGTTCTCGCCAACTGCCTTCGCCTCATGAGCTTTAATTCGCCGTTGCGAATATACCGTACCGAGTGTCGCCAAGGTGTTCCTGAAATTTTTTATCTGCATCGCTCGCCTGCCAGTCGTACGATATATCGCAAGTGGAATGCCAGACTGAGCGGGATAGCACAATCTGTTG is part of the Syntrophorhabdales bacterium genome and harbors:
- a CDS encoding acyl-CoA dehydrogenase family protein — translated: MESYSWWTEEQKKFAEEVSEFAASIMPRDAETRWTREFPRDIFDRIGERRYTGAAIPKEYGGLGLGCTGACIANEAFGAMPGIVRVFGGNMLGGLHQVLHHGTEKQKKNILPRIVNGEIGAIVITEPIVGTDAAAISTEAVRKNDCYILNGKKRFIVAAGLASRYMLYARTSNDPEMIEKHRHLTAFILEKGAKGFTVEKINEIIGFSNIQNGVLNFEDVEIPLEMRIGEEGDGWSVMTSGLNFERTIISAQAIGWLRELLRNVVPYMQRRIQFGKPTIDIPTNQFKIADLVLRQRSARLFTYHTAHRWDMGEDITIDSNLIKIFNLESAMQASLDSVQLMGGDGTTLFYPIEEIMKVAKVDSISGGSMEACRMVVFRTAMKQLKDQIAWRRRKPHPELGVPVPTYGPQPKVRGVDERKLLRVLAEDYRVNPGLYMTRDDLKESLEVTDEELDKLLVSLEQKGLVWLNRIKKGIELAKASYKGLREANPETHYEWYPQWIAAGSDRIF